In Dyadobacter sp. CECT 9275, the following proteins share a genomic window:
- a CDS encoding purple acid phosphatase family protein has protein sequence MLAQNTANPYQPAAQPDRIILNVTQDPSTSMGVNWRTSDSVKESFAEIAIASPDPRFVNKVKKNTAKTETLQLEGILASYHSVVFDNLVPNTKYAYRVGQGETWSEWIHFNTAGKPGEKFSFIYYGDVQTNIRSLWSRVARDAYAKAPDAVLMMYAGDLINRANRDVEWGDWFEAGGFIHSMIPGFPSPGNHDHYDGPDGKTLTSIFWRPQFVLPENGPAGLEETCYYSDIQGMRFISLNSDLAEESDEFLEKQKVWMEKVLSNNPNRWTCVTFHHPIYSPKSTRDNKRMRETFKPLFDQYKVDLVLQGHDHTYARGMAKIPMAKKGETSGTMYVVSVSGPKMTDSNVEKRDWMDRSALYTQLYHVVKVEKDKLTFESYTATGELYDAFDLLKQKGKINKLVDRIPANVPERR, from the coding sequence GTGCTTGCTCAAAATACTGCAAATCCCTACCAGCCTGCTGCCCAGCCCGACAGGATTATCCTGAATGTTACGCAGGATCCGTCCACCTCTATGGGTGTTAACTGGCGTACAAGCGATTCGGTAAAAGAAAGTTTTGCCGAGATTGCGATCGCAAGCCCTGATCCGCGTTTTGTAAACAAAGTCAAAAAAAATACCGCCAAAACCGAAACCTTACAACTCGAAGGTATCCTGGCAAGTTATCATTCGGTCGTTTTTGACAACCTGGTCCCCAATACCAAATATGCCTACCGCGTAGGGCAGGGTGAAACCTGGAGCGAATGGATTCATTTTAATACCGCTGGGAAACCGGGCGAAAAATTTTCGTTTATCTATTATGGTGACGTGCAGACCAATATCCGTTCATTATGGTCGCGCGTAGCACGTGACGCTTATGCAAAAGCTCCGGATGCCGTATTGATGATGTATGCGGGAGATCTTATCAACCGTGCTAACCGGGATGTGGAATGGGGCGACTGGTTTGAGGCGGGTGGTTTTATTCACAGTATGATTCCGGGATTTCCTTCGCCGGGTAATCACGACCACTATGACGGCCCGGATGGCAAAACGCTGACTTCCATTTTCTGGCGTCCACAGTTTGTACTTCCTGAAAATGGTCCTGCTGGATTGGAAGAAACATGTTATTATTCAGACATTCAAGGGATGCGTTTCATTTCGCTGAATTCGGATCTGGCCGAAGAGTCGGACGAGTTCCTGGAGAAACAAAAGGTCTGGATGGAAAAGGTATTAAGTAACAACCCAAACCGCTGGACCTGCGTAACTTTTCATCATCCCATTTATTCGCCCAAGTCGACAAGGGACAATAAGCGCATGCGTGAAACTTTTAAACCGCTTTTTGATCAATATAAAGTTGACCTGGTACTCCAGGGGCACGATCATACCTATGCCCGCGGAATGGCGAAAATCCCGATGGCAAAGAAAGGAGAAACCTCAGGAACCATGTATGTGGTATCTGTGAGCGGACCTAAAATGACTGATTCCAATGTAGAAAAGCGTGACTGGATGGATCGTTCAGCGCTTTACACCCAGTTGTACCATGTCGTAAAGGTAGAAAAGGATAAACTTACCTTTGAAAGTTATACGGCTACCGGAGAGCTTTACGATGCTTTTGATCTTTTAAAACAAAAGGGAAAAATTAATAAACTTGTTGACAGGATACCTGCCAATGTTCCTGAGAGAAGATAA
- a CDS encoding glycoside hydrolase family protein, translating into MKTYCLFLSLVIFACNTAKKEESKSDEFPPELTNFEAYSGNPLFEGAGDSLKWDEKIRERGFILKEDSTWYMWYTGYTRKTGDEIKYLGLATSPDGLKWTRYTGNPIYTKLWVEDVFVMKSDSLYYMFAESKNDLAHLLTSADKINWTDQGELDIRLKNGQPIEKGPRGTPSVWKEGDTWYLFYERNDAAVWLATSKDLKTWTNYQDEPVLECGPGEYDRYAVAMNQIVKHNGRYYAYYHASAFKDWHEWSTNIAVSEDLIHWKKYDKNPILRDDTSSGLVVNDGKQYRLYTMHPAVKVYFPKGN; encoded by the coding sequence ATGAAAACCTATTGTTTATTCCTGAGCCTGGTGATATTTGCCTGCAATACTGCAAAAAAGGAAGAATCGAAATCAGACGAATTCCCACCTGAGCTTACCAATTTTGAAGCATATAGCGGAAATCCGTTATTCGAAGGTGCTGGTGATTCGCTGAAATGGGATGAGAAAATCAGAGAGCGTGGTTTCATTCTTAAAGAAGATAGTACCTGGTATATGTGGTATACCGGATATACCCGTAAAACGGGTGACGAAATAAAGTACCTTGGCCTGGCCACCTCACCAGACGGATTGAAATGGACACGATATACCGGAAATCCTATCTATACAAAGCTTTGGGTTGAGGATGTATTCGTAATGAAATCGGACAGCCTGTATTATATGTTTGCAGAAAGCAAGAATGATCTGGCACATCTGTTGACTTCCGCCGACAAAATTAACTGGACTGATCAGGGAGAGCTGGATATCCGGCTGAAAAATGGGCAGCCAATAGAAAAGGGCCCGCGGGGAACACCATCTGTCTGGAAAGAAGGAGATACCTGGTATCTGTTTTACGAAAGGAATGATGCCGCCGTCTGGCTGGCTACCTCGAAGGACTTAAAAACCTGGACCAATTATCAGGATGAACCCGTTCTTGAGTGCGGGCCGGGGGAATATGACCGGTATGCGGTTGCAATGAATCAAATTGTCAAACATAACGGGCGCTATTATGCTTATTATCATGCTTCGGCTTTTAAGGACTGGCATGAGTGGTCTACCAATATAGCCGTGTCTGAGGACCTGATCCATTGGAAAAAGTACGACAAAAATCCCATACTGCGGGATGATACTTCCAGTGGCTTAGTGGTAAACGATGGTAAGCAATACCGG